In Sulfuricurvum sp., a single window of DNA contains:
- a CDS encoding PhoH family protein: MSSTQNCYLLDTSVILDDPTNILRISDENQNGIVITNIVLGELNSKKDDMRSEAGFQAREFFRLADAAWGEPISFIELPACVRKHVDVEECKNDRYYRLALNFDRSLHGGEANLIDLFIVHRENYRVSHNFSEPKGINDAKIAEIADDYDLTLLSNDMSFRIAAEIRGIRTQSIRNSSVEAPEQIDFTYTYEYEETPTLPADVEHHNFDQITFVQKALSTSSEMYETGIQRHAFCFNNQIEWCDFDRRFGEHFNEELVRPLNLEQKFYYAMMTHPQNYVTVVAGSTGSGKTLVALQAGLELVEEGIVEGIVYARNTVTSNDQQAELGFRKGDEEQKLGYFMYPLYSAVNFTIEHQSKRSIDARVEYTGNTNSIKRENATEVFMKKYNIEVMDIAHLRGTTISRKFVIIDEAQNMTNATLKLIGTRMGDETRLVIMGDPGQIDHPFLSKRRNALVSLLNKAQHNNFVAGIQLRHTIRSQVADWFDKNF; this comes from the coding sequence ATGAGTTCAACTCAAAACTGCTATCTCCTCGACACTTCCGTTATTCTTGATGATCCAACCAATATTTTACGAATCAGTGATGAAAACCAGAATGGTATCGTTATCACTAATATCGTTTTAGGCGAACTCAACAGCAAAAAAGACGACATGCGCTCTGAAGCAGGGTTTCAGGCACGTGAATTTTTTCGACTTGCCGATGCGGCATGGGGGGAACCGATCAGCTTTATCGAACTCCCTGCATGCGTTCGTAAGCATGTTGATGTGGAAGAGTGTAAAAATGACCGTTACTACCGATTAGCGCTCAATTTTGACCGTTCGCTCCATGGCGGAGAGGCCAACCTCATCGATCTCTTTATCGTACATCGAGAAAACTACCGAGTATCGCATAATTTCTCCGAACCAAAAGGGATAAATGACGCGAAAATTGCTGAAATCGCCGATGATTATGATCTCACCCTCCTCAGTAACGATATGTCGTTTCGAATTGCTGCTGAAATCCGCGGAATCCGAACCCAGAGTATCCGAAACAGCAGTGTCGAGGCTCCGGAACAAATCGACTTTACGTATACCTATGAGTATGAAGAGACACCTACTCTTCCCGCAGATGTCGAACATCATAATTTTGATCAAATCACGTTTGTACAAAAAGCGCTCAGTACCTCTTCAGAGATGTACGAGACAGGGATACAGCGCCATGCTTTTTGTTTTAACAACCAAATCGAATGGTGCGATTTCGATCGACGTTTCGGAGAACATTTCAACGAGGAGCTGGTCCGTCCTCTCAATCTGGAACAAAAATTCTATTACGCAATGATGACCCATCCCCAAAACTATGTCACCGTCGTCGCAGGTTCTACCGGATCAGGGAAAACACTGGTAGCGCTTCAAGCGGGACTGGAATTGGTAGAAGAAGGGATCGTCGAGGGGATCGTCTATGCCCGTAACACCGTAACTTCCAACGATCAGCAGGCGGAACTTGGATTTCGTAAAGGGGACGAAGAACAAAAACTCGGCTATTTTATGTATCCCCTCTACTCGGCAGTCAATTTTACGATCGAGCATCAAAGCAAACGCTCTATCGATGCACGGGTCGAATACACGGGCAACACCAATTCCATTAAACGGGAAAACGCTACCGAAGTATTTATGAAAAAATACAATATTGAAGTAATGGACATCGCCCACCTGCGCGGAACGACTATCTCACGTAAATTCGTCATTATCGATGAGGCCCAAAATATGACCAATGCCACCCTCAAACTTATCGGAACCCGTATGGGAGATGAAACACGGCTTGTCATCATGGGTGACCCGG
- the aroC gene encoding chorismate synthase, with protein MNRFGERFTMTTFGESHGKAIGCVLDGVPAGLEIDEAFIQSELDRRKPGQNEFATARKEADKVEILSGVFEGLSTGTPIMMVIYNTDQKSGDYSNVKDIFRPGHADFTYFHKYGLRDYRGGGRSSARETAARVAGGAVAKLMLQTLGIHFQSGISAIHGIEAQNLDFDYPKESPIYALDKTVEEAQKAAILEAKNAHDSVGGVATVKISGLPIGLGEGLYYKLDAVLAEAMMGINAVKAAEIGEGIHSAELLASQNNDPITPNGFKSNHSGGILGGMSNGDDVILRVHFKPTPSIFIDQESTNTSNESVSVSLKGRHDPCVAVRGSVVAESMAALVIADMILLNMGSTMNGIKAYYL; from the coding sequence ATGAATCGGTTTGGCGAACGTTTCACAATGACTACATTCGGTGAGTCGCACGGCAAAGCGATTGGCTGTGTACTCGATGGTGTTCCGGCAGGACTTGAAATCGACGAAGCCTTTATCCAAAGTGAGCTTGACCGCCGCAAACCGGGGCAGAATGAATTCGCCACCGCACGCAAAGAAGCGGACAAAGTCGAGATCCTCAGCGGAGTATTCGAAGGTCTCAGTACCGGAACACCGATCATGATGGTCATCTACAACACCGACCAAAAAAGCGGCGATTACTCCAATGTCAAAGATATTTTCCGACCGGGACACGCCGATTTTACCTATTTTCATAAATACGGTTTGCGCGATTATCGCGGCGGCGGACGTTCCAGTGCACGTGAAACAGCGGCGCGGGTTGCGGGAGGGGCAGTAGCCAAACTGATGCTTCAAACACTCGGAATCCATTTCCAAAGCGGTATCAGCGCTATTCACGGTATCGAAGCACAGAATCTGGATTTTGACTATCCGAAAGAGAGTCCTATTTACGCTTTGGATAAAACCGTTGAAGAAGCTCAAAAAGCGGCGATTTTAGAGGCTAAAAATGCACATGACTCGGTCGGAGGAGTGGCTACCGTCAAAATCAGCGGTCTCCCTATCGGTTTGGGTGAGGGGCTCTACTACAAACTCGACGCGGTCCTGGCAGAAGCGATGATGGGGATTAACGCCGTTAAAGCGGCTGAGATCGGAGAGGGAATTCACAGTGCAGAATTACTCGCTTCCCAAAACAACGATCCGATTACGCCAAATGGCTTCAAATCCAACCATTCAGGGGGGATTTTAGGCGGTATGAGCAACGGAGACGATGTTATTCTACGTGTCCATTTTAAACCTACCCCATCAATCTTTATCGATCAGGAGAGTACGAATACCTCCAACGAAAGTGTCAGCGTTTCCCTAAAAGGGCGGCATGACCCGTGCGTCGCCGTACGCGGCTCCGTCGTTGCCGAATCGATGGCGGCGCTCGTCATCGCTGATATGATACTACTCAACATGGGTTCCACGATGAACGGAATCAAAGCGTATTACCTCTAA
- the rnc gene encoding ribonuclease III gives MDNLTTLQERLGYTFKNKELLIEALTHKSYKQPYNNERLEFLGDAVLDLIVGEYLYTKFRDFDEGKLSKMRASLVNEGGFTSLANHLGLGEYIYLSNAEENNSGRTKSSLLSNAFEALMGAIYLETGLGKVQEITIKLLEHVHPDISLDSLFKDYKTSLQELTQAHYGTTPEYQLIAAHGPDHKKEFEVAVIIDGKRYASAQGKSKKQAQQEAAQIALEMLSKELK, from the coding sequence ATGGACAACTTAACCACCCTGCAAGAACGCTTAGGGTACACCTTTAAGAACAAAGAGCTCCTTATTGAAGCGCTGACGCATAAAAGCTATAAACAGCCCTACAATAATGAGCGACTCGAGTTTTTAGGCGACGCCGTACTTGACTTGATCGTCGGAGAATACCTCTACACCAAGTTTCGTGATTTCGACGAGGGGAAACTCTCCAAAATGCGCGCTTCTCTCGTCAACGAAGGGGGATTTACCTCCTTGGCCAATCATCTGGGATTAGGAGAATACATCTATCTCTCCAATGCCGAAGAAAACAACAGCGGCCGGACCAAAAGCTCATTGCTTTCAAATGCGTTCGAAGCTCTCATGGGTGCAATCTATCTTGAAACCGGTTTGGGCAAAGTACAAGAGATCACGATCAAACTGCTCGAACACGTTCATCCCGACATTTCGCTTGATTCGCTCTTTAAAGACTATAAAACGTCCCTGCAGGAGCTAACCCAAGCCCATTACGGGACAACACCCGAATATCAATTGATCGCCGCACACGGACCCGATCACAAAAAAGAGTTCGAAGTTGCCGTCATTATCGACGGAAAACGATACGCCTCCGCACAAGGAAAAAGTAAAAAACAAGCTCAGCAGGAAGCGGCACAAATCGCTCTTGAAATGCTATCAAAGGAACTCAAATGA
- the rnhA gene encoding ribonuclease HI: protein MKKITLFSDGSALGNPGPGGYGAILRYGDKERIVRGGEEHTTNNRMELLGVIEGLRAIKEPCDVTIISDSSYVIKGINEWLEGWIKRNFAKVKNPDLWQEYIKVSAPHHIHGIWVRGHNGHIENEQCDQIAREEAEKFKKGIHS from the coding sequence TTGAAGAAAATAACTCTCTTCAGTGACGGTTCGGCACTGGGCAATCCGGGACCGGGCGGGTATGGAGCTATCCTGCGTTACGGAGACAAAGAACGCATAGTCCGCGGCGGGGAAGAGCATACGACCAATAATCGAATGGAGCTTCTCGGAGTGATAGAGGGGTTACGTGCGATTAAAGAGCCGTGCGATGTAACGATAATCTCGGATTCCAGTTATGTCATCAAAGGGATCAATGAATGGCTGGAGGGGTGGATAAAACGCAACTTTGCCAAAGTCAAAAATCCCGATTTGTGGCAAGAATACATCAAAGTCTCCGCACCGCACCACATTCACGGTATCTGGGTACGCGGACATAACGGTCACATCGAAAACGAACAATGCGATCAAATCGCCCGTGAAGAGGCGGAAAAATTTAAAAAAGGAATACACTCGTAA
- a CDS encoding tetratricopeptide repeat protein yields MDTFFIEFRDPLFGVVVFFILLFILSFLSYWWGRHKAAKELRDLESFLGKFESIGEGEKLTEQVQQNSLSSESWLLLAQSFEHQGNYEKSVEIYHALLSKNRDPIFQKDALLLLGKSFFKAGFLERSRQTFLQVLQNHPRTPSALHFLILIYEHLQQYDKALEVMESLLELSPDTVSEKLYLECRILIGDLRIGIDEKAQKLIELYESHHKLGYMVFEWLFTFRPLLAWKHYDQSLSVRLSDILWRIGDENLDLDIIASNTYLRELFTAKRSVNLAEGSSIFELDTLIALHRCGMQKATLQFEYTCDECNAISFLPFHRCPHCHAIDSVHGIMNLTKERFEENNSLQ; encoded by the coding sequence ATGGACACATTTTTTATAGAATTTCGCGATCCCCTTTTCGGTGTTGTCGTTTTTTTTATTCTCCTTTTTATCCTCTCCTTCCTAAGTTATTGGTGGGGACGGCATAAAGCCGCCAAAGAACTACGTGATCTCGAATCGTTTTTAGGTAAATTCGAATCGATCGGAGAGGGAGAGAAACTAACTGAACAAGTACAACAAAACTCTCTTTCCAGCGAATCATGGCTGTTATTGGCTCAAAGTTTCGAACATCAGGGAAATTATGAGAAAAGCGTTGAAATCTATCATGCACTTCTCTCTAAAAACCGCGACCCTATTTTTCAAAAAGATGCCCTGCTGTTACTGGGAAAAAGTTTTTTTAAAGCCGGTTTTCTGGAACGCTCCAGACAGACTTTCCTCCAAGTTCTTCAAAATCATCCCAGAACCCCATCGGCGCTGCATTTTCTCATTTTGATTTATGAACATCTCCAGCAATACGATAAAGCGTTAGAAGTGATGGAATCACTTCTCGAACTCTCTCCCGATACGGTAAGCGAAAAGCTTTATTTGGAATGCCGTATCCTAATCGGCGACCTCCGTATCGGCATAGACGAGAAAGCCCAAAAGCTTATCGAGCTCTATGAGAGCCACCATAAACTCGGGTATATGGTTTTCGAATGGCTCTTTACCTTCCGTCCGCTGCTTGCATGGAAACATTATGACCAGTCGCTGAGTGTCCGTTTGAGCGATATTTTATGGCGGATTGGGGATGAAAATCTCGATTTGGATATAATTGCAAGCAACACGTATTTGCGCGAGCTTTTTACTGCCAAAAGATCGGTTAATCTGGCAGAGGGAAGTTCCATCTTCGAACTCGATACCCTCATCGCTTTGCACCGATGCGGTATGCAAAAAGCGACATTGCAGTTTGAATACACGTGTGATGAATGTAATGCAATCTCATTTTTGCCGTTTCACCGCTGTCCGCATTGCCATGCGATTGATTCAGTCCACGGCATTATGAACCTCACAAAGGAACGGTTTGAAGAAAATAACTCTCTTCAGTGA
- the recJ gene encoding single-stranded-DNA-specific exonuclease RecJ produces the protein MPILPEVPLLDHITLGSFLARRFEAQSEKLSDIPHPRQLKDAQKGAQRLAHAIRNNERIALVGDYDVDGVTSTAIVKRFFDLIPYPLITTIPNRFTDGYGVSKNVLERLDADVIFTVDNGINAIEAAEVCKERGIDLIITDHHTPSDTLPNAYAIINPKQSDCPYPFKEICGAQVGWLLMGLLKQELELSINMRQFFPFLALAIIADVMPLVGINRAIVKTGLEMMQSSTLSPFVLIRDFLNRSTVTSEDIAFQIAPRINSAGRLEDAKIALDFLLADTTEKAYHQFELLTALNTLRKETEAQTTAEAMHHVNPMDAIIVVAGEHWNEGVVGIVASRLVNHFQKPAIVLSIHNGIAKGSGRSIGNVDLYSLIKSQEHLLSKFGGHKMAAGLSLNAENVEAFKRGINEVSKNVNPADFIPINEIIGELEHEAINFQLLEILERFEPYGEGNPRPRFLIRDAEVVTVKLFGSDQSHSRLELRPSRVSSKTLELIAFRRTLACPEDKKMSCSYTVNKNEWNGRVSIQLMVERVF, from the coding sequence ATGCCAATCCTGCCTGAGGTTCCCCTACTCGATCATATAACTCTCGGGAGTTTTTTAGCACGCCGTTTTGAAGCGCAAAGCGAAAAGCTCTCCGATATCCCCCATCCAAGGCAACTCAAAGATGCCCAAAAAGGTGCCCAGCGGCTCGCCCATGCTATCCGAAATAATGAGCGAATCGCATTGGTAGGGGACTATGACGTCGACGGTGTTACCTCTACCGCCATCGTCAAACGATTTTTCGACCTCATCCCATACCCTCTCATCACTACGATACCGAACCGTTTTACAGATGGGTACGGTGTCTCGAAAAATGTACTCGAACGGCTCGATGCTGATGTTATTTTTACCGTTGACAACGGGATTAATGCGATTGAAGCCGCAGAAGTGTGTAAAGAGAGAGGGATAGATCTCATTATTACCGATCATCATACACCCTCTGATACCCTTCCAAATGCCTATGCGATCATAAACCCGAAACAAAGCGATTGTCCTTATCCATTCAAGGAAATTTGCGGTGCGCAGGTAGGATGGCTTCTGATGGGGCTGCTCAAACAAGAGCTGGAACTTTCCATCAACATGCGGCAGTTTTTCCCATTTTTAGCACTTGCTATCATCGCCGACGTGATGCCGCTCGTGGGAATCAATCGAGCCATTGTCAAGACAGGGCTGGAGATGATGCAAAGTTCTACCCTCTCCCCTTTTGTCCTGATCCGTGATTTTCTTAACCGTTCTACTGTTACGTCAGAGGATATTGCTTTTCAGATCGCGCCGCGTATTAACTCTGCCGGACGGCTCGAAGATGCAAAAATTGCACTCGACTTTTTGCTGGCCGATACGACAGAAAAAGCGTATCATCAATTCGAACTTCTCACTGCTCTCAATACTCTGCGCAAAGAAACAGAAGCCCAGACAACAGCCGAAGCGATGCACCACGTTAATCCTATGGATGCAATCATCGTCGTTGCCGGTGAACATTGGAATGAAGGAGTTGTCGGGATTGTCGCTTCACGGCTCGTCAACCATTTTCAAAAACCTGCCATCGTACTGAGTATCCATAACGGTATCGCCAAAGGCTCAGGCCGAAGTATCGGAAATGTCGATCTCTATAGCCTGATCAAATCCCAAGAGCACCTGCTCTCCAAATTCGGCGGACATAAAATGGCGGCAGGACTCTCCTTAAACGCTGAGAATGTGGAAGCTTTTAAAAGAGGCATCAATGAGGTCTCAAAAAACGTCAATCCTGCCGATTTTATTCCGATCAACGAAATTATCGGAGAATTAGAGCATGAAGCAATCAATTTTCAGCTATTGGAAATCTTAGAGCGGTTTGAACCGTACGGAGAGGGGAACCCTCGTCCCCGTTTCCTGATCCGTGATGCAGAAGTGGTCACCGTCAAACTTTTCGGCAGTGATCAATCCCACAGTCGTCTGGAACTGCGCCCCTCCCGTGTGAGTTCTAAAACACTCGAACTGATCGCTTTCCGACGGACACTAGCGTGCCCTGAAGATAAAAAGATGTCGTGCAGCTATACCGTAAATAAAAATGAGTGGAACGGGCGGGTTTCGATTCAACTCATGGTGGAGCGGGTATTTTGA
- a CDS encoding CTP synthase, which produces MTKYIFVTGGVLSSLGKGITAASIGALLKHSGKEVGMLKIDPYINVDPGTMSPLEHGEVFVTKDGAETDLDIGNYERFLDASFLRTSNFTTGQVYSSVIERERTGGYLGQTIQVVPHIVGEIVDRIKKAGEGHDILVVELGGTVGDIEGLPFMEAIRTMKHDDEVEGTFFIHVTLIPFIKAAGEHKSKPTQHSVQELRRIGITPQMIIARSEEKLPRTFKKKLALACDVSSDSIIEAMDEQTIYAVPLSFLQQNILTPISKELELGELKPDMEQWDSLVKKIVSPKHQVTIGFVGKYLELKESYKSLIEALIHSGAHLDTRVSIHWVDSEKIETQGAEALLNDCDSVLVAGGFGNRGVEGKIQAIRYARENNIPYLGICLGMQLSIVEYARNVLGYEDANSIEFNPATTHPMIYLIDNFIDQSGETQLRTHHSPMGGTLRLGEYPCETKEGSNLRAAYDNQALIYERHRHRYEANPTYREALEKAGMIVTGESHGLIEAVEIPNHPWFLGVQFHPEFTSRLQSPNASILGFVKATFAHANPA; this is translated from the coding sequence ATGACTAAATATATTTTTGTAACCGGCGGTGTACTCAGTTCACTCGGAAAAGGGATCACGGCAGCCAGCATCGGAGCACTCCTCAAGCACTCAGGCAAAGAGGTCGGAATGCTCAAAATCGATCCGTATATCAACGTCGATCCGGGTACTATGAGTCCGTTAGAACATGGGGAAGTATTCGTCACAAAAGACGGCGCTGAAACCGACCTGGATATCGGAAACTATGAGCGGTTCCTTGATGCGTCATTTTTACGTACCAGCAATTTTACGACAGGACAAGTTTACAGCAGCGTTATCGAACGTGAACGAACGGGGGGATATCTCGGACAAACGATCCAAGTCGTCCCTCATATCGTCGGCGAAATCGTCGATCGGATCAAAAAAGCGGGTGAAGGGCACGATATCCTCGTCGTCGAACTCGGCGGAACCGTCGGAGATATCGAAGGTTTGCCGTTTATGGAAGCGATTCGTACTATGAAACACGATGACGAAGTAGAAGGGACCTTTTTTATCCACGTTACCCTGATCCCGTTTATCAAAGCCGCAGGTGAACATAAAAGCAAACCGACACAACACTCGGTTCAGGAACTTCGCCGCATCGGTATCACACCACAGATGATTATCGCAAGAAGCGAAGAAAAACTCCCTAGAACCTTTAAAAAGAAGCTCGCACTCGCGTGTGACGTCAGCAGTGACAGCATCATCGAAGCGATGGATGAGCAAACCATTTATGCCGTTCCGCTCAGTTTTCTCCAACAAAACATTCTGACCCCTATCAGCAAAGAGTTGGAATTGGGCGAACTGAAACCCGATATGGAACAATGGGATTCTTTGGTCAAAAAAATCGTCTCCCCAAAACACCAAGTCACCATCGGCTTTGTCGGTAAATATTTGGAACTCAAAGAGTCGTACAAATCATTGATCGAAGCGCTCATCCATTCCGGTGCCCATCTTGATACCCGCGTTTCCATCCACTGGGTCGATAGCGAAAAAATCGAGACGCAAGGTGCGGAAGCACTGTTGAATGACTGTGATTCGGTTCTTGTTGCCGGAGGATTCGGAAATCGTGGTGTCGAAGGAAAAATCCAAGCGATCCGTTATGCCCGCGAGAACAATATCCCGTATTTGGGTATCTGTCTTGGAATGCAGCTCTCCATTGTGGAATATGCCCGCAATGTTCTGGGATATGAGGATGCCAACTCTATCGAATTCAACCCGGCAACAACCCATCCTATGATCTATCTGATCGATAATTTCATCGACCAATCGGGTGAAACGCAGCTGAGAACCCACCATTCACCGATGGGGGGAACACTCCGTTTGGGTGAATATCCATGTGAAACCAAAGAGGGCTCCAACCTCCGCGCTGCGTATGACAACCAAGCACTCATTTATGAGCGTCATCGTCACCGTTACGAAGCCAATCCAACCTACCGCGAAGCACTCGAAAAAGCGGGAATGATCGTAACCGGCGAATCGCACGGTTTGATCGAAGCCGTTGAAATTCCTAACCACCCGTGGTTTTTAGGGGTACAGTTCCACCCTGAATTCACCTCACGTCTTCAAAGTCCTAATGCCTCAATCCTCGGATTTGTGAAAGCAACTTTTGCACATGCCAATCCTGCCTGA
- a CDS encoding cation:proton antiporter, which translates to MESALYYVTTALGISIVVNLILKRLGISQIIGYIMTGVVVAYAFDLRHMANSHALESIAEFGIVFLMFTIGLEMSLQRLATMKIDVFFNGFLQTTITAAIFLALTYGVFHLNLATSLIVSMSLALSSTAVVLSYLKSTKEITRPYGQRSMGILIYQDIAVIPILLLIGFLGTGGDIVSVLIQTALSAIVIVGLLFVVGKKVMAWLLHFSSTSNVEELFMGSVLLIVVGASLAVHAFGFTYSLGAFIAGMIIAETRYHHKVESDIAPFKDLLLGTFFVTVGMKIDLAFFAAHALEVMGLLIAIMLIKAIVIFGVVNIYSKSKTAFKASIAMAQVGEFSFAVFALASNHQLLDGALSQMLVLAVVLSLLITPFILSNISKISAFFFREPGAVEDFSMLSTEKNHILVCGYGIVGRFVVKALRAEGVKYIIIDNSYKHVQEAIAHGEKAYYGDMSKTAILDKVHAADAASVIVTLDNLEKKRLICEAVLGYAPKAKVVVKVVSLEEKRTLRDLPISVTVDGKREVAARLVSEALYCDI; encoded by the coding sequence GTGGAATCGGCACTCTATTACGTCACAACGGCTCTTGGGATATCCATTGTCGTCAACCTGATATTAAAACGGTTAGGGATTTCACAAATCATCGGCTACATTATGACCGGAGTAGTAGTCGCGTATGCATTTGATTTGCGCCACATGGCCAATTCGCATGCGCTGGAATCGATTGCTGAGTTCGGAATCGTTTTTTTGATGTTTACGATCGGTTTGGAAATGTCATTGCAACGCCTTGCAACGATGAAAATCGATGTTTTTTTCAACGGTTTTCTGCAAACGACGATCACTGCCGCTATCTTTTTGGCGTTGACTTACGGTGTTTTTCATCTTAATTTGGCGACATCCTTGATTGTTTCGATGTCGTTGGCCCTCTCTTCAACTGCGGTAGTATTGAGCTATCTCAAATCGACCAAAGAGATCACCCGGCCGTACGGACAAAGATCAATGGGGATACTGATCTATCAAGACATTGCCGTTATCCCCATTCTCTTATTGATCGGATTTTTAGGGACGGGCGGAGATATCGTTTCGGTTTTGATTCAAACGGCATTGAGTGCTATCGTGATCGTCGGATTGTTGTTTGTTGTGGGAAAAAAGGTGATGGCATGGCTGCTCCATTTTTCCTCTACAAGCAATGTCGAAGAACTTTTTATGGGCTCGGTTCTCCTTATCGTCGTTGGAGCTTCCTTGGCGGTGCATGCTTTCGGCTTTACTTATTCGCTTGGGGCGTTTATCGCAGGGATGATTATTGCGGAAACCCGTTATCATCATAAAGTCGAATCGGACATTGCACCATTTAAAGATCTTCTTTTGGGAACGTTTTTCGTCACAGTCGGGATGAAAATCGATTTGGCATTTTTTGCGGCACATGCACTTGAGGTAATGGGATTATTGATCGCTATTATGCTGATAAAAGCGATTGTCATTTTCGGTGTCGTCAACATCTATTCAAAATCCAAAACAGCGTTTAAAGCTTCTATCGCAATGGCACAGGTCGGAGAATTTTCATTTGCGGTTTTTGCATTGGCGAGCAATCACCAACTTTTAGACGGGGCTTTGTCACAAATGTTGGTATTGGCAGTTGTCTTGTCATTACTGATCACCCCTTTTATTCTCTCCAATATTTCAAAAATAAGCGCTTTTTTCTTTCGTGAACCGGGGGCTGTTGAAGATTTTAGTATGCTAAGTACGGAAAAAAATCATATTTTAGTATGCGGATACGGTATCGTCGGACGTTTTGTCGTCAAAGCGCTCCGAGCGGAAGGGGTCAAATACATTATTATTGACAACAGTTATAAGCATGTGCAAGAGGCGATAGCCCATGGAGAAAAAGCGTATTACGGAGATATGTCGAAAACGGCTATTTTGGACAAAGTGCATGCTGCCGATGCTGCGAGCGTTATCGTAACATTGGATAATCTAGAGAAAAAACGGTTGATTTGCGAAGCAGTTTTAGGCTATGCACCCAAAGCAAAAGTGGTGGTTAAAGTTGTCAGTCTTGAAGAGAAGCGAACGTTACGCGATCTTCCGATCAGCGTAACGGTAGATGGAAAACGCGAAGTTGCGGCCCGCCTTGTAAGCGAAGCCCTTTATTGTGACATATGA
- the pyrE gene encoding orotate phosphoribosyltransferase has translation MDIKQIYLDASAMLEGHFKLSSGNHSAYYLQSAKVLEQPRTAKLLADALAANIQANGIEIDTVCAPALGGLIAGFALATALDKRSIFAERVNGEMQIRRGFEISKGEKVLICEDIITTGGSAMEAAKAIEALGGEVVGFAALANRGFCKRDGSALERKSNCALPADKPLFALADFDFEMYAPDSCPLCANGSEAIKPGSRGN, from the coding sequence ATGGATATCAAACAAATCTATCTCGATGCGAGCGCTATGCTCGAAGGGCATTTTAAACTCAGCTCCGGCAATCACTCCGCCTATTACCTCCAATCGGCAAAAGTGTTGGAGCAACCTCGGACGGCAAAACTTCTTGCCGATGCTCTTGCTGCAAACATCCAGGCAAACGGGATCGAAATTGATACCGTATGTGCTCCGGCACTCGGTGGCCTGATCGCAGGCTTCGCCCTCGCAACCGCTCTCGACAAACGCTCGATTTTCGCAGAACGGGTAAACGGGGAAATGCAAATCCGACGCGGCTTTGAAATCAGCAAAGGTGAAAAAGTCCTCATTTGTGAAGACATCATCACCACAGGCGGTTCAGCTATGGAAGCGGCGAAAGCAATCGAAGCCCTCGGTGGTGAAGTCGTCGGTTTTGCGGCTCTTGCAAACCGTGGCTTTTGCAAACGCGACGGAAGTGCTTTGGAGCGAAAAAGCAACTGTGCCCTGCCGGCAGACAAACCGCTTTTTGCCCTCGCTGATTTCGATTTCGAAATGTATGCACCGGACAGCTGCCCGTTATGCGCCAATGGTTCTGAAGCGATCAAACCGGGGTCAAGAGGTAATTAA
- the frr gene encoding ribosome recycling factor: protein MLNEVYQFCEEKMQGSCDHMIHNFRTLRTGRVTTKILDNVRVENYGSMVPLDQAASVLATDATTITISPWDKSMLSVIEKAIQKADIGVNPNNNGTEIKLFFPPMTVDQRQDTAKKARGMAEDAKVGVRNDRKKANDKIKVLEKDKLITVDESKSAQDKVQKITDKFIAKIEELLKAKEQDILTV from the coding sequence ATGCTAAACGAAGTTTATCAATTTTGTGAAGAAAAAATGCAAGGAAGCTGTGATCATATGATCCACAATTTCCGAACACTCCGTACCGGAAGAGTGACGACAAAAATCTTGGACAACGTTCGTGTAGAAAACTACGGTTCAATGGTTCCGTTAGACCAGGCAGCAAGTGTCTTGGCGACCGATGCAACCACTATTACCATCTCTCCATGGGATAAATCGATGCTCTCTGTGATCGAAAAAGCGATCCAAAAAGCCGATATCGGAGTCAACCCGAACAATAACGGCACCGAAATCAAGCTTTTCTTCCCGCCGATGACCGTAGATCAACGTCAGGATACGGCAAAAAAAGCCCGTGGAATGGCGGAAGATGCTAAAGTAGGCGTTCGAAATGACCGCAAAAAAGCAAACGATAAAATCAAAGTGCTCGAAAAAGACAAACTGATCACCGTCGATGAGTCTAAATCCGCTCAGGATAAAGTCCAAAAAATCACCGATAAATTTATCGCTAAAATCGAAGAATTGCTCAAAGCCAAAGAGCAAGATATCTTGACGGTATAA